Genomic DNA from Urocitellus parryii isolate mUroPar1 chromosome 5, mUroPar1.hap1, whole genome shotgun sequence:
GGTGgatgaatgaaaatagaaaaacaaaagtgaagtaCAGAGGGACGAAGTCCCTGGCAAAGACGAGGTTCTACATTAGAAGCCAAGGAGCtcttttgaggccagccttagcatcctggtgagacactgtctcaatgtaaaagtaaataaataaaaaggctgtgTGTATACCTTGGTGCCAgcacagccctaggttcaatcctcagaatccACCCCTCTCCCCCGAAAAAAGTCAGGGTActctttaaattatattaacaaaAGAGTAGATTTGCAAAATGGATAAAACAACATGTTTAAGTTACTGGGTAAAAATGCATTACATCAAAATTACAGTTCTGACCAGATACCAAATCtagcttgaaaaaaataaaaatcaacaggggctgggctatagctcagtggtagagcacttgcccctcATATGTGAGGCagtgagttcgatcctcagcaccacataaaaataaaataaaggtattgtgtccacctacaactaaaaaaataaatgtttaaaacaaaaacaaaatcaattgggctgggagtatagctcagttggtagaatgcttgccttgcatgcacaaagccccgggttcaatccccagcaccaccaccaaaaaaaagaaaaagaaaattaatttatgacTTCTAGTAAACACTTTAACATATCCCAAGACCAACTACCATTTGATACTATTTAGTGTTCAAGGTCCtgaaacaacaatttaaaaacactAAACACTCCTCACGAAAATGTCTGACTTCCACATTAATAAAgaatatctcaaaattaaaactgcGGTCTACTTACTGGGTTTCATGGCATTGGAAGCATTGGCAGGTGTGCTCCCCCAGCCCGAGGTCGATGCTCCTGCATCGTCCATCTCTCCCCACCCAGGACTGCTTTCATTCGGTTCACCCCAAGCCGAAGTCCCATTATCTGGAGCAGGTGGTGTGCTTTTACTCCAGACTGTAAAAAAGAAGTGCATCTTTAAGAACGACCTGTTAAACAGCTCATGTCCAGAGGGGGTGGGCAGTGGCAGGAAGAGGCACACCCTACATTCTCTTAGCAGAAACAAGACACATGTTCAACCTCTACAGAGGCTATATGGCAGTGTCACTTTAAAGAAGTCCAAGGGCATAACACTTTTGACCAGTACCTACCTCTACCCAGCAGAAAGTCTACCATCAGACACATATGAAAGTCAAAGTCAATGGGACTATATGCACAACATCGACTGCATCAGTGTTAGAAAAACCTGGAAGCAATCTAAATATCTATCAGAAGGGGGCAAGGTAGGGACCAACCAGGGGTCCTCCATAAAATGAATACTagatatgaaataattcaaagtcCTGTATGTGCTAATATGAAAAGCTTAGAAGTAGGTGAAAACAGTAAAGTGAATAACATTGTCTAGTATAAccccttaaaattttttaaaggatagaCATATTTTGCCAATCTACTGGAACATGATATATGAATGAAACAAACTTCTAAGAGATTATCTATAAAGAGAGATACAAAAGGCTaagatacttttatttaatttttagttttaggtgaacacaatatctttattttatttttatatggtgtcgatcaaacccagtgccctgcgcatgccaggtgagcgcattaccacttgagccacatccccagccctacttttctATCTTTTGCTTTCCTGTACAGTTTAAGGGTTTTTACTaagtgaatataatttttttaatgtaagcaaTTTTTATTCTACATAGAGTCAAAGCGCaaccttcatttcctttctcattcttttcaatacttggaaaaaaagaactagttaaatataatcattttctGTGTGGCAAAAAACAAGTGAGTTCATTGATCACAGGTTACTTTGAGGAGTAGAAAACTGATCACTAAAATTATACTAAGTGTAAACAAAAAAGACTTGAAATGTGCATCCCCTTCATATATGGAACTACATGCTTTTATGGGGACATTCAAGTCAAGGGACACTCATGACAAACTAAGAATGAAATTACTACTTATTTTTAACTTACCAGATGTTTCCTATTCAAATGGTGAGGGAACAGAGTTTAATTTCAGGTAAATTACTAACCTGAGATAACCATCTCTAATGAACAGTATACTCCCTTCCAGAGGTAATCATTAAGAATCACCAGGAAAAGAAACCCAAAGGGTCCAGATACCAGCTCTGCTGCAGCATTATGATGCCCTCTGCAAGACAGCTCGGACAGATTCCTTTCACTGGAGGGGAGGACAGGCACCAAGGATGAGTGTGCAGGTAGAATCTGGATAGAAATTAGGTAGATCTGCTTCCACTACCACTTTGGTTCTCTATTTTTAGAACTCATTAACTTTTTTAGAATTCACTTCCCACTTTTTGCAACACcaaggactgaatccagggctcCGTGCATGCCAGCAAGCGCTCTCTACCcatgagctacaacctcagccccagttctttatttttaaatagagcaCAGTTTGTTTGGTAAGATGTTAAGTCTTTTGGATTCTGCAGACCAAGACAATTATAGAACAATAATTCTTCGGATTAACACAGAGATGCCAGTTTTTTCTCTTGCCACAAAAGAATACCATAATCTACTAGCAGCAGCTGATGCTGCAAGCATCTATAGAAGGACAGgcacttcagaaataaaattgatcactaaataaatgaaaaaatgttcaacatctctagtaattacagaaatgccAAATCAAAATTATAGAGTTCTATTTCACACTCCAGTCATAGaacagcaattatcaagaatacaagcaacaataaatgtgggTAAGATGTgaaggaaaaaggtacattcatatattgccggtgggactgcaaattaaaagcagtatggagattcctaaaaaaacttgaaatggaaccaccatttgacccagtcatcctacttctaggtttatacccaaaggacttaaaatcagcatactacagtgacacagccacatcaatgttcatagcagctcaattcacaacagctaaactatggaaccaacctaggtgcccctcaacagatgaatgaataaagaaactgtgatatacatacacaatggaatattagccttaaagaagaataaagttatggcatttggtggtaaatagatgaaatggagaattttatactaagcaaaataagacaattccaaagaaccaaaggctgaatgttttctctgatatgcagatgttaattcacaataaaagGTGGGAGGACAGTGGTATTTTGGATTaaacagaggggaatgaagggagtggagggatgggaataggaatgatagtagaatgaatcggacattattaccctatgtgcgtATAGGATTACATCacctgtgtaactctatatcatgtacaaccagatgaataagagattatactccatttatttatgatatgtcaaaatgcattctactgtcacatataactaattagaacaaattaaaaaatatattaagggggaaaaaaaagacaggttCTCTAGCAACAAAGTAGAAACTGCAGGAAAGACTCTCAGAATGAAGCTAAGTTGAACAAATAAACTTTAACTAAAATGCCTTGGTCTAGGCTTTCATTTCTCAATCAAACTTATGAGAAAAAGCCGTTGCTTACCAGATGCTGATTTTCCAGTCATCGGGGTGGGCAGGTTCGGTTCTCGAGGTGCTGGGCCCCCTTGGGAATTCTTATCCCACAGGTTCACATTCTTGTAGTTGTAACTGCTAGGGTCTCCCCATGCTGAAGTGCCATCATCGATGTCCATTTTCCGACTAATTGACTGCGGGGATGGCTCTTCCCAACCGCTGGGTTCCTCATCCTTAGGAGTCGCAGGCTGGGGCCCGCTGCTCCAGTTGGAATTGGAAGGCCGAGCACTGCCtggaggtggtgggggtgggcCACCCCATGAGCCAGAAGCCTCTGGTTGTGGTGGCGgtggctgctgtggctgctgtggcTGTTGGTGCTGTTTATTCCAGGAACtgggctgcctgcctgcctcatTCCATGCGGGGGACCTTTTGCAATCTTCCCATCCACCTTTTGAAGTTAGGCTTGCATTCCCACCGTTACCCCAAGTTCCAATTTCGTTCTGCCCTCCTTCACCCCACCCAGACACAGGCTTACTTGTAGAACTTTCCCAGTTGCTGTTTTTTGCTGGATCAACTTCCTCTCCCCAACCATTCTTCCCAGAAGTCCATCCTTGATTAGGCTGGCgtccacctccccacccctgaTCCTTGCTGGAATTCTCATTCCAGGAGGAAGGTGTCTTTTCATCTGGTCTTCCTCCTCCCCAGTTGGAAGAGTTGTTGTTCTTATAGTCATTCCAGCCTCCTGTGTTCTTGGGGTCTTTCCACTCTGTTGAGGCTGAGAGCTCCCCCCATCCAGACTTCATTTGATTGCTTTGGCTGGGTGcatctccccagccccctgagttCTTGGTCTGTGTGGCAGCGCTCTCCCACCCCTCAGTTCCTTTGTCAGACTTCCCCTCAGGCCTCGGCACCTCTTCAATATCCCACACGGTGTCCTGCTTAATTTGAGTTTGGCCCCAGCCAGTGTTTGACAGCACCCTGGGGTCCAAATCAGTTCGGCTTAAAAGAGTCTGCAAGACAGCCTGGCAATCGGGATGTGTGGGCCTGTATGACCGACGGCCAGAATTATGACTGTCACTACTTCCTGCTTTGTGGTTGCTTCCAGTGCTTTGACCTCCAACTTCACTTCCTGTGGAGCTGGAAGATCTTCCCCAACAGGGAGCCTGGGCATTGCCTTGGTTTTCAGGGAGGGGGTGGCCCTTTTGATTGTCCCATGCTCCAGTGCTAGAATTTGGTTGGTTTGGACCACTCCATTCTCCAATTTTCAACTCATCAGACCCAGTCGGCTGTTTCCATTCTCCCTGAGAGACCCCAGATGTCATTTTGTTCCCTTCACCCCATTTGTTGTCATTAGAGTCCTGAGGGCCAAAGTTCCAGGACCCACCCGTAGACCTGTTATTGTTGTCCCAAGAGTCATTTTTTGACCCAGTTGATTTCTGAACAGAAGCTCCTTTCCAGGAGTCCTCTCTATCTTTTCCATTGTTCCCATTGTTTCCAGAATTGCTTTGTCCAGAGACTGTGTCAGTTCCAGAAGGCCCCCTAGCTGCACCCCAAGATCCAACACTCCCAGTCTTTCGATCTCCAGTGCTTTGTGAAGGGGCATCAGTGCTCCTGGAGGTGTTCCCCAAGCCCATTCCAAAGGGCATTCCCTTATTCTCCATGGGGTTTGGTGAACTTAAGTTCAAGGAGTTAGTGTTTCCATTTTTTGGTCCATCAGTGTTATGAATTTGAGCCTGTTCTCTGCCAGAGACAACAAAATTAACACCCGCATTTTCCATCTTTGACTGCTGTTCCCTGGATGCCTGACCTACTGTGCTAGCCTGTGCACTGGAATTACTATTGTCTGTTTCCAATGCCCCTTTCCTAGAAGTTCCTTCTTGGACCAGTGCTGGCCAGGCAGATGGGTTGCTATTTGGGTTAAAGTTGCTGAAGCCAGAGCCAGGTCCGATTCTGTCCTGACCACTCACATTCCTCCAATTTCCTAGTCCACTGTTGCTCTCTGTAGTAGAGTTGGAAGATTGAATAGATTTAGTCTTAGGGTCAGATTTCCAGACCCCAAGATTACATTCGTTCCCAGAACTTGCAGACTGGCACTGGCTCCCTTTGCCTTTGTTACTAGTGGTGCTTCCTGGCAGAGTGCTCTTCTCAGAGCCAGGGTTCGAGGCACTGTTGTTATCGGTGGTGTTTTCGGATGAAGATTCAGTGTCTTTGCTGGCAATGCAAGGCCACTCTTCCATGTCAGACCCGTCTACAATCACCTTGTCCCAGATGTGAATTGGGTTGGGGGAGGCGCCGTTGTTGGAGGAGGCTCCCGGGCCCCAAGTGGAATTTGCATAATTTGAAGCAGCAGCACCTCCAAGGGTTGACTCTGGAAAAGACATGATCTCATCAATCACAGCTGCACATGCATTATCATCAGTAATACCTAGAGCTCAAACTGCCCCTATGAGAGTTCATTTCATCTCCCCACAGACTGGCTTCTCTGTCCAGATGCTTGTCTTGGCTGATGGCAATCACACCTGTCTGAGTCATTACTTATCTTTCATCTGCTTGATGCTGTATCTGCTAAATCTAACTCCACACCATCTCTCAAAGCTAGCTCCCTGTCATTTCTATCAGCAGAGAAGGACCTTTTTGTATCTTGAGACAAATGCAACAGCACCCTAAACTTGCCCCACATCTCCAATCTACTCTATACTCTCAGCTGGAGCGACTTTCCTAAAACACACCTTTGAGTCTATCAATCACTGCTATCTGAGAGCCTTCCACAGTTCCTTAATGCTCAAGAACAAAGCTAAATTCCTTGGCCTGGGGTTTTGATCGAGATGCTCTATGACCCAGGGCCAACCAATCTTTCTAGTCTTATCTTCAATGACTTCCTATGCAAGTATCTACATTCCACAATAGTGTCTTCTCACCTTGGCACCAACTGTTTTTTCCTCCTGAATTCACTCATCTTTCTGGGCCTGGTTCAAATGCCATTTCTTCTATGAAGCTGTTTTTGAGCTCAAAAGCTGAAAATAACCTTTCCCTGTCTCATTTGTCCAGTGCTGTAGCACCATATTTACATCTTCCCTTCTCTGTAACGTGTGTCCCTTTCAGAGCCCCTATCTTGCTGGTGTGTTCCCCACATGGCTAGTGTGGGGCTGCTCAGTGAGCACCTGCTGAGGTGAACGAGCACCTATGAATTGGTGCTAGGGCAGGCGACTACAGATCAGACAGAAATCTTATTCTGACATATCAGCCCAGCAGAACATATTTTGATGGCATTTACCATATTAGGTGGCAAAATGTGACatgtttttaatgagaaaatttcaAGTTACTTTTAATTCCTTTAATCAGGGAGCTTTAAATCAATATGAAGTTCAAAAAAGCACTACATAGAACTGTATAGAAGTAAGGAAGCAAAGAATCTCAAGCTCTTGAGATGTAGGGAAGTCTTTGATTTTGTGTGTAGACAAAAGAGATTCTGACTCACACTGCACCTTTGTTTCTGAACCTTGGCTACACAGGGAGTGGAAACACACAGGACCATCTCCTCACATGTCTTCCTTTGCAACTGGTTCCTGGAGCCAGGAAGGAGGGGCCATGAGGATCTTCCCTATTCATCCAGGACTGGCCTGAAGCCACCACAGGAAGCCTCATGGGTAGAGCTACTTCTGCATGAAGACTGAGTCACCACTAGGTTTGTTCCTGTCCTTATTTTTCACACGAGGTATTGACAGAATTTTCTAGGAAATTCATTGTTCAAACTTAGAACTCAAATAAAGCATCCTTTTAGTGTCAAATACACTGGCCTTGATAGTGTTTGAGCTCTGAATTTTAATACAACCTCAAAAGATGGttgaaattaatatgaaaaaaaattagatggtTGAAATCTGttaataagctttaaaaaaaaaaaggaacctgtAAATTTTTAGCTGTTGGTTGACTAAGTATTCAACTATTAAAAACTCTTAAAACTTGTCTTCTTTAGAGTGTATAACAAAGttcaaaattcaacatccttgaAAGAAATAATGATATTAAAGAATTTGGGAAATAATTATAGAATGGCATTATTTggtgccccccaccccctccaggaTTCTATATCATAATCCCAGaggtcattctctctctctccctcctcctggcaTTCTGGCAGAATGAGCCGCCCTGCAGCCTCACCTCCAATTCTTCCCTGAATAATGTGCTCGTGGAGGGTAATGCTGTAGTAAGGCTCTTGTCTGAGGAGACAAAGGGCCCAAGACACACTGAGTCTCTGGCAGAGCACACTTATAGGATACTAAAGCCCACTTTTGGAGAACTGcccatgtacttttttttaaattggaaattatttATTAACACTCTTGAAGATCATTACAATTAGGAAAACGGTAATATATGTGTGAACATGTTAAACACAAAGTTGCAATATCTAGAATTTTACTTCTCATAGTCTTAGTATGTATTTGAAATTCTGTCAAGTTTTATTTTGACTACAGCTGTTTGGTCATTTGAATGcaacttttctttttgataattcctttgttattttccttttctttactcttttaaatctatcctctttttttttttttttcctttctctcggTTCGGTTCTATGTCCATATCACCTTAGAATTCACTCTATTCTAGGCCACTGATTCTTTCAGGCAGTCTCTCATTGTCCTGTCTTCAATGATTTTTCAGAGGTCTTATAGAGGTTATGCGTGTTtgcacattaaaaatttttttttttttagtagctgtatccttgatttttttggggggggggcggggtggtgatgctaaggatcaaacctagtgcgcTGCTCATATACCATTTTACTCTGGGATCCTCTTTCATCTTCTGAATAAACCCAAGTGTCTACATCATTAACTGTTCTTTCACACCAAGTCCCTCAAACAAAGCGCACTCTGGGAGGCTGCAAGGCACCCCTCCCGACGCGGGCTCACCTGGCGCAGTCCCACTCTCACTCTGCAGCAGCGCTCCTGTCACTTGTGCGTTGTTTGGGTTTGCTCCAGGTGCTGTGCAGGGAGGaggccctgccccaccccccagcaTGCAGGACGGTGGAGGGGGCTGCCCACGTTTTAGTAACACTTTGTGGTCCTGCTGGCAACGGAATCGCGGCGGCACCTCCCGAGGCATGTAGCGGGCGGCGCTTGGCGGTTGTCCGTTCGGCACTGCCACCCTTTTGGCATTGTTGCCACCATTGACTGGTGGCGATGGAGAGCTGCCAATTGGGCTGGCGGCCGTTGGTTGGCTTAAACTTGGTTTCGTCACTTCGGGCACTGAAAGAGAGGGGTTGGGAAAGTCTTTGAAATCAAATGAATTGTTTTAGAGattgtttttaagaaaagttaCACGAGACCGATTCTAACAAGGCAACTTTTCTCTTTTCACTGTACTTTTGAGGGACATAGTTTTCCCAAATTCTTGCCACCATCTTCAATTTACCGAGGATACAGGGGATGTGGTGGATGATGGTGACAAGGATTAAAAGACAGCGACATCAAGGAATGACATTCCATCAAtgaagggggagagggaaagcAACTATCACTCACTCCTCCAAATCAATGTTGGAATTAATTCCTGAAAGGGCTGACTAGCAAGGTTGTCCACAGCAAAGTCCTTGGTAAAAGGATCAGCCTCAAAGTCGAAATTTCCctcttcttcattcattttcataaaagATTGACCTTTGTCTTGGATGCAGTAGTGCAggtctatagtcccagctacttggggggctgaggcaggaggatcacaagttcatgacCAGTGTTGGTAAccaaacaaaaccctgtctcaaaaacattttttaaaaagccatggaggggtggtgctggggatatgactgtgtggtagagtgctagcatgggcaaggccctgggttcaatccctagagtacagtgaaaggaaggaagaaggggagggagggatcgaaagaaggagggaggaaggaaggaaaagattgACCTTTGTGCCCCCTTCCTACAGTCCCCAGGTGAAGTGCTTAAACACATTCATCTGTGCTCCTGGAACACACTGTCCATCTTTCCCCACCACAGAATTTACCAGATTATGTTGAAATCCACCATTTATAGGTCCCTCTCCCTCACTGATCACTAATCCCTCAATCAAGGGATCAATATTCATGGGCCTGACAAGGAGTAGAAGCCATGGGGGAACCTCAGGGCTGAACAGTCACATAACTTTGTCACCTGAACTCAAATGCCTGCTTGGCCTTCTATGTAAAAATCAGAAACTTATATAATCTCAtagcttccccccccccaccccaaagatGTGATGTTTTCACCCCTAGTTCTTGAATgaatatagaaattttaatatgtagATATTTTCCCTATttgctttaaataatttaatttttactttaatttttaaaatggtaaacagCATGGGAACATACAGGGCAGCCATGAAGCTGTATGAGGGATTCTTTAGCCCCCATTCCCCGCAGCCCTACAGAGGTTCTCCTAGATCTGCACCTCCTTCTTCATTCTAGCAAAAGACCACTGCTCTGCCTGGAGAATAGTGCCTGGCAGTGTTTCAGAAATAACCACCAGGAATAATCTGAGGCCTAAATAAACCCCTGCCACTCAGAATAATATTGGGGCTAGCTCTGGTGGCAGTACTGCTTTTACTGCTGAAATGATGCTGGGCCAGCATGTTGCCATTTAACTGGATCCGTTATGAGGAGAGATAGACATCATCAGAAATCAGGGGCCCAATATCTCACTACTGAACATTAGAAAATACTATGAGTGACAGGAGAAGTAAGTTTCAGGCAACCCCTATGTCTACCCTTAGCCAATCAAAGGCAGTACTGGCCTTCCAGTAAGGAAGAGAGTGGGAGGTGGGCAGAGGAcctatattaagaaaataaaccaatcaggtctggggatgtagtttgatggtagagcacttgcaggacaagcatgaggctctgggttttatCACCAGTACCATACAAGGaagcaaggagggagggagggaaagagggaggtggggagaggggtagagagagggggtaaaaaaatcaatcaatgttaatattaatatattaccCTCTTCAGGACCTACAAAAGCTGATGGGTAAATAATtggcaaatgaataaataaagattatgatttcttttctgtttctgaaagATTCCGCATGGCATTACCATCCCCTTTTCTTTTATGGGAATAAGCAAAGGTAGAGAAGGTTCTTTCTAACTGGTTGTTGGGATGGAAGAAGCTATGCTTCTGTGTGGCTGCCCTTCTAAAGGGGCTACAATCTTCACTTTAAGTCAGCCAGGCAGGCTATATGCCTGAACTCATTTcctaaaaaggaataaaacaaagacagaaCAGTTTTAAATGACTGAGAACATCAGTTTGACAAAGGCCTACCTAAGAAATCTGGTGGACAGCAAATATTATGCAAGTGCCCAAACTCCTCAAGGGTACTTTCCCACTATCATATCAGAGACTGGAAGAACTATTAACGAATAAGTCATTTAAAAGCAGAAACACATCTCAACTACTTTTCCTCTAATATGGAACTGTCCTGGAAGATCAGTCAATCGAAACTCTAGAACACAATCAGAAAAAGCCTATAGGACCATGCAAGTCTGAGTGAACTGTGCTTCAGGATTGGAATGGAttcttattctatttcttttatcaCATTTCCCTTTGAATTCAAGACCTGAAGGCATTTCAAGGACCATCAAAATTCCTTGACATTAATTGCACAGTGATCTACCTGTTAGGCAGAAAGTCAGACCCAACAAGATGCCCCAAGTACAAAATGAAGGCACAGGGATCCGTGTGGGTACCCTGAAATGCTCCAGAACATCAAATGACAACTGGGAGGAAAATTCGCAAAAAGTCTGAATGTGTCACCTTTTGGGCCCGTTCTTttctgaatcttgatgatacgtagGTTGTAGCATACATATTTCTGAAGGTGAACTGCTTAAAATGAGACCGTAGTTtctcattttccaaagaaaaagtcTGTGACTTTAAACATGGTCTCTGTGTTACAGAGacactagaggaaaaaaaaaatgctgggtatcctattttctaatttccattcaatctatttttaaaaatcatttatatgcTTCAATGACTCAGTCTTTCCCCttt
This window encodes:
- the Tnrc6b gene encoding trinucleotide repeat-containing gene 6B protein; this encodes MQTNEGEVSEESSSKVEQEDFVMEGHGKTPPPGEESKQEKEQEREEQLMEDKKRKKEDKKKKEATQKVTEQKTKVPEVTKPSLSQPTAASPIGSSPSPPVNGGNNAKRVAVPNGQPPSAARYMPREVPPRFRCQQDHKVLLKRGQPPPPSCMLGGGAGPPPCTAPGANPNNAQVTGALLQSESGTAPESTLGGAAASNYANSTWGPGASSNNGASPNPIHIWDKVIVDGSDMEEWPCIASKDTESSSENTTDNNSASNPGSEKSTLPGSTTSNKGKGSQCQSASSGNECNLGVWKSDPKTKSIQSSNSTTESNSGLGNWRNVSGQDRIGPGSGFSNFNPNSNPSAWPALVQEGTSRKGALETDNSNSSAQASTVGQASREQQSKMENAGVNFVVSGREQAQIHNTDGPKNGNTNSLNLSSPNPMENKGMPFGMGLGNTSRSTDAPSQSTGDRKTGSVGSWGAARGPSGTDTVSGQSNSGNNGNNGKDREDSWKGASVQKSTGSKNDSWDNNNRSTGGSWNFGPQDSNDNKWGEGNKMTSGVSQGEWKQPTGSDELKIGEWSGPNQPNSSTGAWDNQKGHPLPENQGNAQAPCWGRSSSSTGSEVGGQSTGSNHKAGSSDSHNSGRRSYRPTHPDCQAVLQTLLSRTDLDPRVLSNTGWGQTQIKQDTVWDIEEVPRPEGKSDKGTEGWESAATQTKNSGGWGDAPSQSNQMKSGWGELSASTEWKDPKNTGGWNDYKNNNSSNWGGGRPDEKTPSSWNENSSKDQGWGGGRQPNQGWTSGKNGWGEEVDPAKNSNWESSTSKPVSGWGEGGQNEIGTWGNGGNASLTSKGGWEDCKRSPAWNEAGRQPSSWNKQHQQPQQPQQPPPPQPEASGSWGGPPPPPPGSARPSNSNWSSGPQPATPKDEEPSGWEEPSPQSISRKMDIDDGTSAWGDPSSYNYKNVNLWDKNSQGGPAPREPNLPTPMTGKSASVWSKSTPPAPDNGTSAWGEPNESSPGWGEMDDAGASTSGWGSTPANASNAMKPNSKSMQDGWGESDGPVTGTRHPSWEEEDDGGVWNTTGSQGSASSHNSASWGQGGKKQMKCSLKGGNNDSWMNPLAKQFSNMGLLSQTDDNPGSKMDLSVDKKFDVDKRAMNLGDFNDIMRKDRSGFRPPNSKDMGTTDSGPYFEKGGNHGLFGNSTAQSRGLHTPVQPLSSSPSLRAQVPPQFISPQVSASMLKQFPNSGLNPGLFNVGPQLSPQQIAMLSQLPQIPQFQLACQLLLQQQQQQQLLQNQRKISQAVRQQQEQQLARMVSALQQQQQQQQRQPSMKHSPSHPVGPKPHLDNMVPNALNVGLPDLQTKGPIPGYGSGFSSGGMDYGMVGGKEAGTESRFKQWTSMMEGLPSVATQEANMHKNGAIVAPGKTRGGSPYNQFDIIPGDTLGGHTGPAGDSWLPAKSPPTSKIGSKSSNASWPPEFQPGVPWKGIQNIDPESDPYVTPGSVLGGTATSPIVDTDHQLLRDNTTGSNSSLNTSLPSPGAWPYSASDNSFTNVHSTSAKFPDYKSTWSPDPIGHNPTHLSNKMWKNHISSRNTTPLPRPPPGLTNPKPASPWSSTAPRSVRGWGTQDSRLASASTWSDGGSVRPSYWLVLHNLTPQIDGSTLRTICMQHGPLLTFHLNLTQGTALIRYSTKQEAAKAQTALHMCVLGNTTILAEFATDDEVSRFLAQAQPPTPAATPSAPATGWQSLETGQNQSDPVGPALNLFGGSTGLGQWSSSAGGSSGADLAGASLWGPPNYSSSLWGVPAVEDPHRMGSPAPLLPGDLLGGGSDSI